Proteins encoded together in one Pseudoroseomonas cervicalis window:
- the phnD gene encoding phosphate/phosphite/phosphonate ABC transporter substrate-binding protein — MQLTRRHFAALFSLSALSALPGLAAAQAAHPFPAPGRRPWAEAVPRLGIALMGGENEADRLARFDGYRALLEKTFEVPVRVYPAGDYAGVMQAFAAKQVEIASLGSAAYAGAWIDTQGGVEPLVVPVQEDGSTGYLAVMVARADSGIADLAAMRGRSLAWADPNSTSGYLMPRASLRRQGVDPERYFSRTGFAGGHEQAVIAVLQKQYDACCTWASGQGDEAQGFTRGNLRAMVEKGMLNMSDLRIVWRSEPIVTGPITVRTDLPDSLKQDLLAFFLALPAAYPEIYRQISRGEGAGYVRARHADYQIFIDLRREEAAARRRRE, encoded by the coding sequence ATGCAGCTGACCCGCCGCCATTTCGCAGCCCTCTTCTCCCTCTCGGCCCTGTCCGCCCTGCCGGGGCTGGCTGCGGCCCAGGCTGCGCATCCCTTCCCTGCCCCTGGCCGCCGCCCCTGGGCGGAGGCGGTGCCGCGCCTCGGCATCGCGCTGATGGGCGGCGAGAACGAGGCCGACCGGCTGGCCCGCTTCGACGGCTACCGCGCCCTGCTGGAGAAGACCTTCGAGGTGCCGGTGCGGGTCTATCCCGCCGGCGACTATGCCGGGGTGATGCAGGCTTTCGCCGCGAAGCAGGTGGAGATCGCCTCGCTCGGCTCGGCCGCCTATGCCGGTGCCTGGATCGACACGCAGGGCGGGGTGGAGCCGCTGGTGGTGCCGGTGCAGGAGGATGGCTCGACCGGCTATCTGGCCGTGATGGTGGCGCGGGCCGATTCCGGCATCGCCGACCTCGCGGCCATGCGCGGCAGGTCGCTGGCCTGGGCCGACCCGAACTCGACCTCCGGCTATCTGATGCCGCGCGCCTCGCTGCGCCGCCAGGGCGTCGATCCGGAGCGCTATTTCAGCCGCACCGGCTTCGCCGGCGGGCATGAGCAGGCGGTGATCGCGGTGCTGCAGAAGCAATACGACGCCTGCTGCACCTGGGCCTCCGGCCAGGGGGATGAGGCGCAGGGCTTCACCCGCGGCAATCTGCGCGCGATGGTGGAGAAGGGCATGCTGAACATGTCCGATCTGCGCATCGTCTGGCGCTCCGAGCCCATCGTCACCGGGCCGATCACGGTCCGCACCGATCTGCCGGATTCGCTGAAGCAGGATCTGCTGGCCTTCTTCCTGGCGCTCCCCGCCGCCTATCCCGAGATCTACCGCCAGATCAGCCGTGGCGAGGGCGCCGGCTATGTCCGCGCCCGCCACGCGGACTACCAGATCTTCATCGACCTCAGACGAGAGGAGGCGGCGGCCCGTCGCCGCCGCGAATAG
- the phnD gene encoding phosphate/phosphite/phosphonate ABC transporter substrate-binding protein: MITRRMLAGLMAGSALLPAALRAQAVEKVEMPATGARPWAQQVPQIRIGLLGGENEADRLGRFDGYRKLIEDTFKVPVRLFPAADYAGVMQAFSAKQIEISSMGAAGYAGTWLDTNGGVEPLVVPREADGGISYISVMIVRKDSGITSLEQMRGKSLAWADPNSTSGYLVPRSELRGAGIDINSYFSRTGFAGGHEQAVVAVQQKQYDAAVTWASGQGDEAQGFTRGNLRAMVEKGMLNMGDMRIIWTSRPILNGPLVVRTDVPDAFKQDITQFHLALATAHPQIYAQVERGGGLGYARVTHAQFEPIVQLRREEAAERRRRS, from the coding sequence ATGATCACGCGTCGCATGCTGGCCGGCCTGATGGCCGGTTCCGCCCTGCTGCCTGCTGCCCTGCGCGCGCAGGCGGTTGAGAAGGTCGAGATGCCCGCCACCGGCGCGCGCCCCTGGGCGCAGCAGGTGCCGCAGATCCGCATCGGCCTGCTGGGCGGCGAGAACGAGGCCGACCGCCTCGGCCGCTTCGACGGCTATCGCAAGCTGATCGAGGACACCTTCAAGGTGCCCGTCCGCCTCTTTCCCGCCGCCGACTATGCCGGTGTGATGCAGGCCTTCAGCGCCAAGCAGATCGAGATCTCCTCGATGGGCGCGGCCGGCTATGCCGGCACCTGGCTCGACACCAATGGCGGCGTGGAGCCGCTGGTGGTGCCGCGCGAGGCGGATGGCGGCATCTCCTACATCTCGGTGATGATCGTGCGGAAGGATTCGGGCATCACCAGCCTGGAGCAGATGCGCGGCAAGTCGCTGGCCTGGGCCGACCCGAACTCGACCTCCGGCTATCTGGTGCCCCGCTCCGAGCTGCGCGGCGCCGGCATCGACATCAACAGCTATTTCTCGCGCACCGGCTTCGCCGGCGGGCATGAGCAGGCCGTCGTCGCCGTGCAGCAGAAGCAGTACGACGCCGCCGTGACCTGGGCCTCGGGCCAGGGCGACGAGGCGCAGGGCTTCACCCGCGGCAATCTGCGCGCGATGGTGGAGAAGGGCATGCTCAACATGGGCGACATGCGCATCATCTGGACGTCGCGCCCGATCCTGAACGGGCCGCTGGTGGTGCGGACGGACGTGCCGGACGCCTTCAAGCAGGACATCACCCAGTTCCACCTGGCGCTGGCCACCGCCCATCCGCAGATCTACGCGCAGGTCGAGCGCGGTGGCGGCCTGGGCTATGCCCGCGTGACGCATGCGCAGTTCGAGCCGATCGTGCAGCTGCGCCGCGAAGAGGCGGCCGAGCGCCGCCGCCGCTCGTAA
- the phnC gene encoding phosphonate ABC transporter ATP-binding protein, which produces MLQLDNISRRFGATTAVDRVSLTVPAGQMVGVIGRSGAGKSTLLRMINRLTEPSEGRILCDGVEVTALRGQGLRDWRTRCGMIFQQFNLVQRMDVLTNVLVGRLNHHPGLGGTLATLFKRFTAEERAMALMALDRFDLAAQALQRADTLSGGQQQRVAIARALMQEPRIILADEPIASLDPRNARTVMDALRDVNRRDGITVLCNLHHLDTAREYCDRIIAMQGGRMMFDGPPAALTAAKLREIYGVSEAEFDECSAVEPAPAAAAAPGTSQAAALSA; this is translated from the coding sequence ATGCTCCAGCTTGACAACATCTCGCGCCGCTTCGGTGCGACGACGGCTGTGGACCGCGTCAGCCTCACCGTGCCGGCAGGCCAGATGGTGGGGGTGATCGGGCGGTCGGGCGCCGGCAAATCCACCCTGCTGCGCATGATCAACCGCCTCACCGAGCCCTCCGAGGGCCGCATCCTGTGCGATGGCGTCGAGGTCACCGCACTGCGCGGCCAGGGCCTGCGCGACTGGCGCACGCGCTGCGGCATGATCTTCCAGCAATTCAACCTGGTGCAGCGTATGGATGTGCTGACCAATGTGCTGGTGGGGCGGCTGAACCACCATCCCGGCCTCGGCGGCACGCTGGCCACGCTGTTCAAGCGCTTCACCGCCGAGGAGCGGGCCATGGCGCTGATGGCACTGGACCGTTTCGACCTGGCCGCCCAGGCGCTGCAGCGCGCGGACACCCTCTCCGGCGGCCAGCAGCAGCGCGTCGCCATCGCCCGCGCGCTGATGCAGGAGCCGCGCATCATCCTGGCCGATGAGCCGATCGCCAGCCTGGATCCGCGCAACGCCCGCACCGTGATGGATGCGCTGCGCGACGTGAACCGGCGCGATGGCATCACCGTGCTGTGCAACCTGCACCACCTCGACACCGCCCGCGAGTATTGCGACCGCATCATCGCCATGCAGGGCGGCCGCATGATGTTCGACGGCCCGCCCGCCGCGCTGACGGCCGCGAAGCTGCGCGAGATCTATGGCGTGTCCGAGGCCGAGTTCGACGAATGCAGCGCCGTGGAGCCCGCCCCCGCGGCGGCCGCGGCGCCAGGCACCAGCCAGGCGGCCGCCCTGTCCGCCTGA
- a CDS encoding methyl-accepting chemotaxis protein yields MGALSNLGIRSKLGLALGSLVVLVMLMGGLGLRELAQINRSTVNIGTNWLPSIDVLGDLRANATRLRLVAFQVVTAEDEAGQRDARSRLERRVEAMAQAQRDYERMIDTPEERRAYQDFTQRWRAYQALQDRVIGMAAQDRSGALREFTTPAATLFNEAWEALEQAKQANRDGAQRSMANAAATYESAVWLTMGVALLTLLVALAATLWLSLDLGRPVSQITERMRRLAAREMASPIPGAGRRDEIGAMAAAVVVFRDSMAEAERLAAEQAAEQERRLKRGQQLDRLVQDFEHAASGLSHTLSSAATELEATARSMSDAAGQADRQANAVANAAEETSGGVQTVAAAVEELTASIAEINRQVAQSSTITARATSEMQRTDATVRTLAEGAKRIGDVIGLISNIAGQTNLLALNATIEAARAGEAGKGFAVVASEVKNLASQTAKATEEISAQIAQIQTATEEAVGAIQGIGGTIGEISSIAGSIATAVEEQGQATQEIARSVQKTAVSTREVTQNINGVSQAASVTGQSAQDVLSAAGQVAQQAGQLGVEVSTFIQAVRAA; encoded by the coding sequence ATGGGCGCGCTGAGCAATCTTGGGATCCGCAGCAAGCTGGGCCTGGCGCTCGGCAGCCTGGTGGTGCTGGTGATGCTGATGGGCGGTCTGGGCCTGCGGGAGCTGGCCCAGATCAACCGGAGCACGGTGAACATCGGCACCAACTGGCTGCCCAGCATCGATGTGCTGGGCGATTTGCGCGCCAATGCGACGCGGCTGCGGCTGGTCGCCTTTCAGGTGGTGACGGCGGAGGACGAGGCCGGCCAGCGCGATGCGCGATCCCGCCTCGAACGGCGCGTCGAGGCCATGGCGCAGGCCCAGCGCGACTATGAGCGGATGATCGACACGCCGGAGGAACGCCGCGCCTATCAGGATTTCACCCAGCGCTGGCGCGCCTACCAGGCGCTGCAGGACCGGGTGATCGGCATGGCGGCGCAGGACCGCTCCGGCGCGCTGCGCGAATTCACCACCCCCGCCGCCACGCTGTTCAACGAGGCCTGGGAGGCGCTGGAGCAGGCCAAGCAGGCCAATCGCGACGGCGCCCAGCGCAGCATGGCCAATGCCGCCGCCACCTATGAATCCGCGGTGTGGCTGACCATGGGCGTCGCGCTGCTGACGCTGCTGGTGGCGCTCGCCGCCACGCTGTGGCTGAGCCTCGATCTGGGCCGGCCGGTCAGCCAGATCACCGAGCGGATGCGCCGGCTGGCGGCGCGCGAGATGGCCAGCCCGATCCCCGGCGCCGGCCGGCGCGACGAGATCGGCGCCATGGCCGCCGCCGTGGTCGTCTTCCGCGACAGCATGGCCGAGGCCGAGCGGCTGGCGGCCGAGCAGGCGGCGGAGCAGGAGCGCCGGCTGAAGCGCGGCCAGCAGCTGGACCGGCTGGTGCAGGATTTCGAGCATGCGGCGAGCGGCCTGTCGCACACCCTCTCCTCCGCCGCGACCGAGCTGGAGGCCACCGCCCGCTCGATGAGCGACGCCGCCGGCCAGGCGGACCGCCAGGCCAATGCGGTGGCCAATGCGGCCGAGGAGACCAGCGGCGGCGTGCAGACCGTCGCCGCCGCGGTGGAGGAGCTGACCGCCTCCATCGCCGAGATCAACCGGCAGGTGGCGCAATCCTCCACCATCACCGCCCGCGCCACCTCGGAGATGCAGCGCACCGACGCCACCGTGCGCACCCTGGCCGAGGGCGCCAAGCGCATCGGCGACGTGATCGGGCTGATCAGCAACATCGCCGGCCAGACCAATCTGCTGGCGCTGAACGCCACGATCGAGGCGGCCCGCGCCGGCGAGGCCGGCAAGGGCTTCGCCGTCGTCGCCTCCGAGGTGAAGAACCTGGCCAGCCAGACCGCCAAGGCGACGGAGGAGATCAGCGCCCAGATCGCGCAGATCCAGACCGCGACCGAGGAGGCGGTGGGCGCCATCCAGGGCATTGGCGGCACCATCGGCGAGATCAGCTCGATCGCCGGCAGCATCGCCACCGCGGTGGAGGAGCAGGGCCAGGCGACGCAGGAGATCGCGCGCTCGGTGCAGAAGACCGCCGTCTCGACGCGGGAGGTGACGCAGAACATCAATGGCGTCAGCCAGGCGGCCAGCGTCACCGGCCAGTCGGCGCAGGATGTGCTGAGCGCCGCGGGCCAGGTGGCGCAGCAGGCCGGGCAGCTCGGTGTCGAGGTCAGCACCTTCATCCAGGCGGTGCGCGCCGCCTGA
- a CDS encoding DMT family transporter encodes MPLWIAATLSAALLQSWRTALQQKLRGQLSVNAAGVVRYLYGVPVGAALLGLYALATGAGLPSPHPGFLLFCAAGGLMQILGTNLLIMAFGARGFAVGTAYAKTEAVQGALLALLLLGERISALAWLGTAIGVGGVLLLSLTGKAGGWRGLLRQTAQPAALYGLGAGFCFALTSILIKAANFELAHPDPVLRALLTLVVTNILQTLMQGGWLAWREPEQLPLVVRSWRVSAPVGALSACGSACWFTGFALAPVALVRAVGQTEILFTLAFSRFYLRETLRRQEVAGAVIVVLGVVLVLLGR; translated from the coding sequence ATGCCGCTCTGGATTGCCGCCACCCTGTCCGCCGCCCTGCTGCAGAGCTGGCGGACCGCCCTGCAGCAGAAGCTGCGCGGCCAGCTTTCGGTCAATGCCGCCGGGGTGGTGCGTTATCTCTATGGCGTGCCGGTGGGGGCGGCGCTGCTCGGCCTCTACGCGCTGGCCACCGGCGCTGGCCTCCCCTCCCCCCATCCGGGCTTCCTGCTGTTCTGCGCCGCCGGCGGGCTGATGCAGATCCTCGGCACCAACCTGCTGATCATGGCCTTCGGCGCGCGCGGCTTCGCCGTCGGCACCGCCTATGCCAAGACCGAGGCGGTGCAGGGCGCGCTGCTGGCGCTGCTGCTGCTGGGCGAGCGCATCTCGGCCCTGGCCTGGCTCGGCACCGCGATCGGGGTGGGCGGCGTGCTGCTGCTGTCGCTGACCGGCAAGGCAGGGGGCTGGCGCGGCCTGCTGCGGCAGACGGCGCAGCCGGCGGCGTTGTACGGGCTCGGCGCCGGCTTCTGCTTCGCGCTGACCTCGATCCTGATCAAGGCGGCGAATTTCGAGCTGGCGCATCCCGACCCGGTGCTGCGCGCCCTTCTCACCCTGGTCGTCACCAACATCCTGCAGACGCTGATGCAGGGCGGCTGGCTGGCCTGGCGGGAGCCGGAGCAGCTGCCGCTGGTGGTTCGCAGCTGGCGGGTCAGCGCGCCGGTGGGCGCGCTCTCGGCCTGCGGCTCGGCCTGCTGGTTCACCGGCTTCGCCCTCGCCCCGGTGGCGCTGGTGCGCGCCGTCGGCCAGACCGAGATCCTGTTCACCCTGGCCTTCAGCCGCTTCTACCTGCGCGAGACGCTGCGCCGGCAGGAGGTGGCGGGCGCCGTCATCGTGGTGCTGGGCGTGGTGCTGGTGCTGCTCGGCCGCTGA
- a CDS encoding LysR family transcriptional regulator, with translation MSQQQHITHLPDLNLLRLFVALAEERHVTRAGERLFLSQPAASGGLKRLRAQFGDPLLVRQAGELRLTPRAEALYAAIAPRLRQLDAEIAAATPFDPTQDARSFVLGGTDAVAFAMLPPLLARLRQQAPLCSVSVRTGDHRTLPAMLAQGEIGTALGFLGQDLPANARMRVLGHSEWKLLRDPATPAVTSLEDYCARPHALISPRGDLGGLVDALLRQQGLSRRVVVGVSSFALLSAVLPGTDLVATVPDFVAERLSLRSGLAVQATPISPAALPHAMAWTEGQDRDPAERWFRGLVGEIFTEVFGRAHG, from the coding sequence ATGAGCCAGCAACAGCACATCACCCATCTGCCCGACCTCAATCTGCTGCGCCTGTTCGTGGCGCTGGCCGAGGAACGCCATGTCACCCGCGCGGGGGAGCGGCTGTTCCTGTCGCAGCCCGCCGCCTCGGGCGGGCTGAAGCGGCTGCGCGCCCAGTTCGGCGATCCGCTGCTGGTGCGCCAGGCCGGCGAGCTGCGGCTGACCCCGCGGGCCGAGGCGCTCTACGCCGCCATCGCGCCGCGGCTGCGCCAGCTGGATGCCGAGATCGCCGCCGCCACCCCCTTCGACCCGACGCAGGACGCACGCAGCTTCGTGCTGGGCGGCACCGATGCGGTGGCCTTCGCCATGCTGCCGCCGCTGCTGGCGCGGCTGCGCCAGCAGGCGCCGCTCTGCAGCGTCTCGGTGCGCACCGGCGACCACCGCACCCTGCCCGCCATGCTGGCGCAGGGCGAGATCGGCACGGCGCTGGGCTTCCTCGGCCAGGATTTGCCGGCCAATGCGCGGATGCGGGTGCTGGGCCATTCCGAATGGAAGCTGCTGCGCGACCCGGCGACACCGGCGGTGACCTCGCTCGAGGATTACTGCGCCCGGCCGCATGCGCTGATCTCGCCGCGCGGCGATCTCGGCGGGCTGGTCGATGCGCTGCTGCGCCAGCAGGGGCTGTCACGCCGGGTGGTGGTGGGGGTCAGCTCCTTCGCGCTGCTCTCCGCCGTGCTGCCGGGCACCGACCTGGTGGCGACGGTGCCGGATTTCGTGGCCGAGCGGCTGAGCCTGCGCAGCGGGCTGGCGGTGCAGGCGACGCCGATCTCCCCCGCCGCCCTGCCGCACGCCATGGCCTGGACCGAGGGCCAGGACCGCGACCCGGCCGAGCGCTGGTTCCGCGGCCTGGTGGGCGAGATCTTCACCGAGGTCTTCGGCCGCGCGCATGGCTGA
- a CDS encoding SIMPL domain-containing protein (The SIMPL domain is named for its presence in mouse protein SIMPL (signalling molecule that associates with mouse pelle-like kinase). Bacterial member BP26, from Brucella, was shown to assemble into a channel-like structure, while YggE from E. coli has been associated with resistance to oxidative stress.), which translates to MTRRLPNAAAASSAPSAAPVAALALFGLLAMPLLPAGAALAQPAPAAAPAEAAPQGTLLRLAETVELRRAPDEITATLRVEARGGSAAAAQGQANAAMERALQAARAVPGLQATTGRYYAGRTEEGRQWQAVQTLTLRGNDPGKLLELAGTLQGQGLAMEGIGWSLTEPQRREALAEAEREAIARLRARAETLAGQLGQSVAAIRELQVETEGRLPPRPMMAMAPSLASSRREAAPAAVPEELTLTATATATVLLQGR; encoded by the coding sequence ATGACCCGCCGCCTGCCGAACGCCGCTGCCGCCTCTTCCGCCCCCAGCGCCGCCCCCGTCGCAGCTCTGGCGCTGTTCGGCCTGCTGGCCATGCCGCTGCTGCCCGCCGGCGCCGCGCTGGCGCAGCCGGCCCCCGCCGCGGCGCCGGCCGAGGCCGCCCCCCAGGGCACGCTGCTGCGCCTGGCCGAGACGGTCGAGCTGCGCCGCGCCCCGGACGAGATCACCGCCACCCTGCGCGTCGAGGCGCGTGGCGGCAGCGCCGCCGCGGCGCAGGGCCAGGCCAATGCGGCGATGGAGCGCGCCCTGCAGGCGGCGCGCGCCGTGCCCGGGCTGCAGGCCACCACCGGCCGCTACTATGCCGGCCGGACCGAGGAGGGGCGGCAATGGCAGGCCGTGCAGACCCTGACGCTGCGCGGCAATGACCCGGGCAAGCTGCTGGAACTGGCCGGCACGCTGCAGGGCCAGGGGCTGGCGATGGAGGGCATCGGCTGGTCGCTCACCGAGCCGCAGCGGCGCGAGGCGCTGGCCGAGGCGGAGCGCGAGGCGATCGCGCGGCTGCGCGCCCGCGCCGAGACGCTGGCCGGCCAGCTCGGCCAGAGCGTCGCCGCCATCCGCGAATTGCAGGTCGAGACCGAGGGGCGCCTGCCGCCGCGGCCGATGATGGCGATGGCGCCGAGCCTGGCCTCCAGCCGGCGCGAGGCGGCCCCGGCCGCGGTGCCGGAGGAGCTGACGCTGACCGCCACCGCCACCGCGACCGTGCTGCTGCAGGGCCGCTGA
- a CDS encoding L-2-amino-thiazoline-4-carboxylic acid hydrolase produces MTLSILEQRRIEAAFAKGIYEEMAAELGPETAQRILSRAVVKLARQAAAEMAKEAPEGQASLEHFRSIQPRWTREDALRVEVVRQDETHFDFNVTRCRYAETYRAMGLGELGAILSCNRDGAFCEGYDPKLKMTRTQTIMGGASHCDFRYRWEEEAPAAPPAGPAAG; encoded by the coding sequence ATGACCCTTTCCATCCTGGAGCAGCGCCGCATCGAGGCGGCCTTCGCCAAGGGCATCTATGAGGAGATGGCGGCCGAGCTGGGCCCCGAGACGGCGCAGCGCATCCTGAGCCGCGCGGTGGTGAAGCTGGCCAGGCAGGCGGCGGCCGAGATGGCGAAGGAGGCGCCGGAGGGCCAGGCCAGCCTGGAGCATTTCCGCAGCATCCAGCCGCGCTGGACCCGCGAGGACGCGCTGCGGGTCGAGGTGGTGCGGCAGGACGAGACGCATTTCGACTTCAACGTCACCCGCTGCCGCTATGCCGAGACCTACCGGGCGATGGGGCTGGGCGAGCTCGGCGCCATCCTCTCCTGCAACCGCGACGGCGCCTTCTGCGAGGGCTACGACCCGAAGCTGAAGATGACCCGCACCCAGACCATCATGGGCGGGGCCAGCCATTGCGATTTCCGCTATCGCTGGGAGGAGGAGGCGCCCGCCGCCCCGCCCGCCGGCCCCGCGGCCGGCTGA
- a CDS encoding DMT family transporter: MSSTLAGIALQLMAIAFFVAMDTTIKVMTAEFAVSQLLFCRFAVHVVLVAVLLRLFTGPLPWRSRAPRLQALRSLSLASANFLFSHALANVPLSDATAVNFASPLLTVALAALWLQERVSPRRWLGVAVGLLGVAVALRPPFLTGGPMPHWAILLPLGTAALYAVYQILTRKLATVDDPRTTILHTGIAAALASAVAQPFVWQWPMGGWGWAGLVALGALGAVGHGFLVLAFARAPASLLAPMSYTQLIWAVLASMLVFGDWPDRWTLIGAAIIAVGGVLVALPQRRR, translated from the coding sequence ATGTCCTCCACCCTCGCCGGGATCGCCCTGCAGCTGATGGCCATCGCCTTCTTCGTGGCGATGGACACCACCATCAAGGTGATGACGGCCGAGTTCGCCGTCAGCCAGCTGCTGTTCTGCCGCTTCGCCGTGCATGTGGTGCTGGTGGCGGTGCTGCTGCGCCTGTTCACCGGGCCGCTGCCCTGGCGCTCCCGCGCCCCGCGGCTGCAGGCGCTGCGCAGCCTGAGCCTGGCCTCGGCGAATTTCCTGTTCTCCCACGCCCTGGCCAATGTGCCGCTCTCCGACGCGACGGCGGTGAATTTCGCCTCGCCGCTGCTGACCGTGGCGCTGGCGGCGCTCTGGCTGCAGGAGCGGGTGAGCCCGCGGCGCTGGCTGGGCGTGGCGGTGGGGCTGCTCGGCGTCGCGGTGGCGCTGCGGCCGCCCTTCCTGACCGGCGGGCCGATGCCGCATTGGGCGATCCTGCTGCCGCTCGGCACCGCGGCGCTCTATGCCGTCTACCAGATCCTGACCCGCAAGCTGGCCACGGTGGACGATCCGCGCACCACCATCCTGCACACCGGCATCGCCGCCGCCCTGGCCAGCGCGGTGGCGCAGCCCTTCGTCTGGCAATGGCCGATGGGCGGCTGGGGCTGGGCCGGGCTGGTGGCGCTGGGCGCGCTCGGCGCCGTCGGCCATGGCTTCCTGGTGCTGGCCTTCGCCCGGGCGCCCGCCAGCCTGCTGGCGCCGATGAGCTACACCCAGCTGATCTGGGCGGTGCTGGCCTCGATGCTGGTCTTCGGCGACTGGCCGGATCGCTGGACGCTGATCGGCGCCGCCATCATCGCGGTGGGCGGGGTGCTGGTGGCGCTGCCCCAGCGGCGGCGATGA
- a CDS encoding class I SAM-dependent methyltransferase — MATTFGTPREQAVDGALRDHPRAALDANSVRDAYRRWAGVYDAVFGGVSSYGRRRAVAAVNRLPGTRVLEVGVGTGLALPRYRTDKRVVGIDLSREMLLKAEERVREERLAHVEGLLEMDAEQMAFQDGAFDIAVAMFTASVVPDARKLLAEMQRVVRPGGHLLFVNHFAAETGPRWWVERTMAPLSRVLGWHPDFAFSDLFDREKVQVEEIQPCPPAGLFTLVHLRNAEPGEALPASVAEAA, encoded by the coding sequence ATGGCCACGACATTCGGAACACCGCGGGAACAGGCGGTTGATGGAGCGCTGCGGGACCACCCGCGCGCGGCGCTGGACGCCAATTCGGTGCGCGATGCCTATCGCCGCTGGGCGGGAGTGTATGACGCGGTGTTCGGGGGGGTCTCCTCCTACGGCCGCCGGCGGGCCGTGGCGGCGGTGAACCGCCTGCCGGGCACGCGGGTGCTGGAGGTCGGCGTCGGCACGGGCCTGGCCCTGCCGCGCTACCGCACCGACAAGCGCGTGGTCGGCATCGACCTGTCGCGTGAGATGCTGCTCAAGGCCGAGGAGCGGGTGCGCGAGGAGCGCCTCGCCCATGTCGAGGGGCTGCTGGAGATGGACGCCGAGCAGATGGCGTTCCAGGACGGCGCCTTCGACATCGCGGTGGCGATGTTCACCGCCAGCGTCGTGCCGGATGCCAGGAAGCTGCTGGCCGAGATGCAGCGCGTGGTGCGCCCCGGCGGCCATCTGCTGTTCGTCAACCATTTCGCGGCCGAGACCGGCCCGCGCTGGTGGGTCGAGCGCACCATGGCGCCGCTGTCGCGCGTGCTGGGCTGGCACCCGGATTTCGCCTTCTCCGACCTGTTCGACCGCGAGAAGGTGCAGGTCGAGGAGATCCAGCCCTGCCCGCCGGCCGGGCTGTTCACCCTGGTGCATCTGCGCAACGCCGAACCCGGCGAGGCGCTGCCGGCCAGCGTCGCCGAAGCGGCCTGA
- a CDS encoding helix-turn-helix transcriptional regulator, with translation MRIAEDQVTELAGMFWLMSDPTRLRIILACLDTPAPVGAMAERIGISGSLASHHLRLLRAARLLQAERRGRQVFYAVTDAHIRSMLADMVDHVREEAEAELPAAAEPDPAAPGAVPPPPRG, from the coding sequence ATGCGCATCGCCGAGGATCAGGTCACCGAGCTCGCCGGCATGTTCTGGCTGATGAGCGACCCGACCCGGCTGCGCATCATCCTCGCCTGCCTCGACACCCCCGCGCCGGTGGGGGCGATGGCCGAGCGCATCGGCATTTCCGGCAGCCTCGCCTCGCATCATCTGCGCCTGCTGCGCGCCGCCCGGCTGCTGCAGGCGGAGCGGCGCGGCCGCCAGGTCTTCTACGCCGTCACCGACGCGCATATCCGCTCCATGCTGGCCGACATGGTCGACCATGTGCGCGAGGAGGCGGAGGCCGAGCTGCCCGCCGCCGCGGAGCCCGATCCGGCCGCGCCCGGGGCGGTGCCGCCCCCGCCGCGCGGCTGA